A window of Cryptomeria japonica chromosome 3, Sugi_1.0, whole genome shotgun sequence contains these coding sequences:
- the LOC131052724 gene encoding serine/threonine receptor-like kinase NFP has translation MFSATWKPLFLCFLLLFVAVKIQGQSLESNITGYSCSDGPSPCNTYVFFKADAPNYLDLVNISDLFYLSRLIVAKANNLSYDTTSLVEGQPLLIPVICGCMANYSQANITYEFKPQDTIFLVSRFKFQYLTTYQAVEVANPSLIPTLIPIGTPVTFPIRCQCPSQAQISKGIKMQITYVVQEADTLKSISQKFCANLEDLSSQNGISSSSTIFPNTTILVPVSEKPILAPPPPSVPSSSLGTNNGSHGLSRLRGIVIGGSLGGAVVLLALALWVIWVVRNRALLHKSGNKITEEPNSPSNLKTTEELNSPSNLKAESLAVKTSQQEKLLASVISSIDKPCNYSIESLEKATQNFSPLCHIQGSVYKGTINGKNYAIKQMKGDISQELKILQKVNHSNLVKLEGFCIGSEGKSYLVYEYADNGTLNAWLHDPESIQNKIATSDLSSWKTRLQIALDVADGLQYIHEHTTPTVVHKDVNSRNILLDSKFRAKIANFAMAKSGINVCTRHIEGTPGYMAPEYLANGVVTPKLDVFAFGVVLLELISGKKAIVHEWGVPLGGNADLLWTQIKPLMEGEDREVKLRKWVDPDLHGVYPNDTVLCLADIAKACVDKDPGARPSLSEIVYRLSNALEAHLDKFDEIFENPNHDISR, from the coding sequence ATGTTTAGCGCCACTTGGAAACCATTGTTCCTCTGTTTCCTGCTCCTTTTTGTTGCAGTTAAAATCCAAGGCCAATCTCTGGAATCCAATATTACAGGCTACAGCTGCTCTGATGGCCCATCACCATGCAATACATATGTTTTTTTCAAAGCCGATGCTCCTAATTACCTTGATCTTGTGAACATCAGTGACTTGTTTTATCTGAGCAGGTTAATCGTAGCAAAAGCCAATAATTTGTCTTATGATACCACTTCACTAGTTGAGGGGCAACCTTTACTTATTCCTGTCATATGTGGGTGCATGGCAAATTACTCCCAGGCCAACATCACCTACGAGTTTAAGCCTCAAGATACAATTTTTCTGGTCTCAAGATTCAAGTTTCAGTATTTGACAACATATCAGGCTGTAGAAGTTGCTAATCCTAGCTTGATACCAACACTTATCCCTATTGGTACTCCTGTAACTTTCCCAATCAGGTGCCAATGCCCATCCCAAGCCCAAATTAGTAAAGGGATCAAAATGCAGATAACATATGTGGTGCAGGAGGCAGATACCCTGAAATCTATCAGCCAGAAATTTTGTGCAAATCTGGAGGATTTGAGTTCTCAGAATGGTATATCTTCAAGTTCAACCATATTTCCTAATACTACAATCTTGGTTCCTGTTTCTGAAAAACCCATATTAGCTCCGCCTCCTCCATCTGTGCCATCTTCATCTTTAGGTACAAATAATGGTTCTCATGGTTTGAGTCGCCTGAGGGGTATTGTTATAGGGGGATCTTTGGGTGGGGCTGTTGTGCTTTTGGCTTTGGCTTTATGGGTTATTTGGGTTGTCAGAAACAGGGCACTCTTACATAAATCAGGAAATAAGATTACTGAAGAACCCAATAGCCCTTCAAATTTGAAGACTACTGAAGAACTCAATAGCCCTTCAAATTTGAAAGCAGAGTCTCTTGCAGTTAAAACCAGCCAACAGGAGAAACTTTTAGCCAGTGTTATTAGTAGCATCGATAAACCTTGCAACTATTCTATTGAAAGTTTAGAGAAAGCAACACAAAATTTTAGCCCTTTGTGTCATATTCAGGGCTCTGTTTACAAGGGTACCATAAATGGTAAGAATTATGCCATAAAGCAGATGAAGGGGGATATTTCCCAAGAGTTGAAGATTTTGCAGAAGGTCAATCACAGTAATTTGGTGAAGCTAGAAGGATTTTGTATCGGTTCAGAGGGCAAATCTTACTTGGTTTATGAGTATGCTGACAATGGTACTCTCAATGCCTGGCTTCATGATCCTGAATCTATTCAGAACAAAATTGCTACTTCTGATCTGAGCTCTTGGAAGACCAGATTGCAAATTGCCTTGGATGTGGCTGATGGGCTTCAATACATTCATGAACACACAACACCTACTGTTGTGCACAAGGATGTTAACAGTAGAAATATTCTCCTGGATAGCAAGTTTAGGGCTAAAATTGCTAATTTCGCCATGGCCAAATCAGGGATAAATGTGTGCACAAGGCACATAGAAGGCACACCAGGATACATGGCTCCAGAATACCTAGCAAATGGAGTAGTGACCCCAAAGCTTGATGTGTTTGCATTTGGAGTTGTGTTGCTGGAGCTGATTTCTGGAAAGAAAGCCATAGTTCATGAGTGGGGAGTTCCATTAGGAGGAAATGCAGACCTGCTTTGGACCCAAATTAAGCCCCTCATGGAAGGGGAAGACAGAGAAGTGAAACTGAGAAAGTGGGTTGATCCAGATCTCCATGGTGTTTATCCTAACGACACTGTTCTTTGCCTTGCAGATATTGCCAAAGCCTGTGTGGACAAAGATCCTGGAGCAAGACCAAGCCTTTCAGAAATAGTGTACAGGCTCTCAAATGCATTGGAGGCCCATTTAGATAAATTTGATgagatctttgaaaatccaaatcaTGATATTTCAAGGTGA